A window of Paraburkholderia bryophila contains these coding sequences:
- a CDS encoding glutathione S-transferase family protein: MAIAYELLGAPTGNCQRVAVALEEAEIPYKATFVDLWSGRHRTREHLRLNPAGKVPVLIERDDAGNTRVISQSNAILLHVARKGAVPLLPNPNEHSHAIALERFMYFVTDVIGPNYAGHVLNAWQQPRQASLFQQMSLEAFELAEFYLADSPYLAGEHYSLADICAATVIAPSAGEVDWERLGNLKTWFDRVTARPGFVRGMQAFRRGA, from the coding sequence ATGGCAATCGCGTATGAACTGCTCGGCGCGCCGACGGGAAACTGCCAGCGTGTCGCCGTGGCGCTGGAAGAGGCGGAAATACCTTACAAGGCCACCTTCGTTGATTTGTGGTCCGGCAGGCACCGCACCCGGGAACATCTCCGTTTGAATCCGGCCGGCAAGGTTCCCGTGCTCATAGAGCGCGACGACGCGGGCAACACCCGCGTGATATCCCAGTCGAACGCCATCTTGCTGCACGTTGCGCGGAAGGGGGCTGTACCGTTGCTGCCCAATCCGAATGAGCATTCGCATGCGATCGCACTCGAACGCTTCATGTATTTTGTCACCGATGTGATTGGGCCGAACTATGCGGGGCATGTTTTGAATGCGTGGCAGCAACCGCGTCAGGCGTCGTTGTTTCAACAAATGAGTCTGGAAGCATTTGAATTGGCCGAGTTTTACCTGGCAGACTCCCCATATCTCGCCGGTGAGCACTATTCCCTGGCTGATATTTGCGCTGCCACCGTTATCGCTCCAAGCGCCGGTGAGGTCGACTGGGAAAGGCTGGGCAATTTGAAGACCTGGTTTGACAGGGTGACGGCCCGGCCTGGATTTGTCAGGGGCATGCAGGCGTTTAGACGGGGCGCGTAG
- a CDS encoding GlxA family transcriptional regulator, which translates to MNTMKQIKIGMIVFPGFQLLDIAGPKDAFAEVKVLSQGECQYEMLTVGTTRGSVQSSSGLTVVPDRTIFDLCPHFDTVIVPGGLGIFDTFDDPALSDWLKEQYKHARRLSAICNGLFALGSAGLINDRVVTTHWMDVPRLAATFPRARIEPDHVYVKDGSVYTTAGVTAGIDLSLAMIEEDFGRKMALDVAKYLIVYLRRAGGQSQFSPLLETQAAPDSQIVVIQQYMLDNLAVEQTLASLAERAHMSARNLTRLFMKECGLSPALFLNNARIDAARRYLESTDLPLRDIARRCGFDGAEGLRRTFQRRLQINPADYRSRFRSAGSHDRTKNVAAEGR; encoded by the coding sequence ATGAACACAATGAAGCAGATCAAGATAGGCATGATTGTCTTTCCGGGCTTCCAGTTGCTGGATATCGCCGGGCCTAAGGACGCGTTCGCGGAAGTCAAGGTATTGAGCCAGGGTGAATGCCAATACGAAATGCTGACCGTGGGCACCACGCGCGGCAGCGTGCAATCGTCGAGCGGGCTGACGGTCGTGCCGGATCGTACGATCTTCGACCTGTGCCCGCACTTCGACACCGTGATCGTGCCCGGCGGCCTCGGCATATTCGACACCTTCGACGATCCGGCGCTCAGTGATTGGCTCAAGGAACAGTACAAACACGCCCGGCGCTTGTCCGCCATCTGCAACGGTCTGTTCGCGCTCGGCTCGGCCGGCCTGATCAACGACCGCGTGGTGACCACGCACTGGATGGATGTGCCGCGTCTGGCCGCGACGTTTCCGCGCGCCCGGATCGAGCCGGATCACGTGTATGTGAAAGACGGCAGCGTCTACACCACGGCAGGCGTGACCGCAGGGATCGATCTTTCGCTGGCGATGATCGAGGAAGACTTCGGCAGAAAAATGGCGCTGGACGTCGCCAAATATCTGATCGTGTATCTGCGAAGAGCAGGTGGCCAATCACAGTTCAGTCCGCTGCTCGAAACCCAGGCCGCGCCTGATTCGCAAATCGTGGTGATCCAGCAATACATGCTCGACAATCTTGCTGTCGAGCAGACGTTGGCGTCGCTCGCCGAGCGCGCTCATATGAGCGCGCGCAACTTGACCCGGTTGTTCATGAAGGAATGCGGCCTCAGTCCGGCATTGTTCCTGAACAACGCGCGTATCGACGCCGCAAGGCGCTATCTGGAGAGCACCGACCTTCCGTTGCGCGACATCGCCCGACGGTGTGGATTCGATGGTGCGGAGGGACTGCGACGCACTTTCCAAAGGCGGCTGCAGATCAATCCCGCTGACTATCGGAGTCGCTTCCGTTCAGCGGGTTCGCACGATCGAACAAAGAACGTTGCCGCCGAGGGGCGGTAG
- a CDS encoding TetR/AcrR family transcriptional regulator, translating into MNPLDINHFRQQSISSCDTRPTRALPTSPLFFTYKQDYDNALDFTAFSTEQRTMGHSQADKLATHERIVNVAAQRFRELGLEGISVADLMTEAGLTVGGFYKHFGSRDALVVEALAAALVDWDIWESTVKTSLRKAIRSYLSDAHRDNVATSCAFAALVNDVSRSSDAARDTFAGHLQRIFDATERALPSATSENRRNKSILLFSACVGALALSRSVADPKFSQQILDSVADELVTLFAPRKSRSQG; encoded by the coding sequence TTGAATCCGCTCGATATTAATCATTTTCGTCAGCAATCGATTTCCAGCTGCGATACCCGGCCAACCAGAGCGCTTCCAACCTCCCCTCTTTTCTTTACATACAAACAAGATTACGATAATGCTTTAGATTTCACCGCCTTCTCAACCGAGCAAAGAACCATGGGACACTCTCAAGCAGACAAGCTTGCAACGCATGAGCGTATTGTCAACGTTGCAGCCCAACGTTTCAGAGAGCTGGGGCTTGAGGGCATCAGCGTAGCTGACCTGATGACGGAGGCCGGCCTAACCGTTGGCGGCTTCTACAAGCATTTCGGCTCGCGCGACGCATTGGTCGTCGAAGCTCTAGCAGCTGCCCTGGTTGATTGGGATATCTGGGAGTCGACGGTTAAGACGAGCTTGCGCAAAGCAATTCGTTCATATCTCTCGGATGCCCATCGCGATAACGTCGCGACAAGTTGCGCCTTTGCAGCACTTGTGAACGATGTTAGTAGAAGCAGCGATGCGGCGCGAGACACGTTCGCTGGGCACCTTCAACGCATTTTTGATGCAACGGAAAGGGCGTTGCCGTCGGCCACGTCGGAAAACCGACGGAACAAATCAATCCTGCTGTTCAGCGCTTGCGTGGGCGCGCTTGCCTTGTCACGCTCGGTAGCAGATCCCAAGTTTTCCCAACAGATACTGGACAGTGTCGCCGACGAACTCGTCACGCTGTTTGCCCCCAGAAAAAGCCGCTCCCAAGGGTAG
- a CDS encoding LysR family transcriptional regulator, with amino-acid sequence MDRLQAMHVFTRIVEMNSFSRAADSLDLPPATVSTIIKNLESHLHVRLMQRTTRRLNLTPEGAQYYERCVRILAEVEETEGALANTGNGPRGKLRVEMPPSIGHLIVMPEISSFKKMYPDIYLTVGFGDRRVDLIQEGVDCAIRVGPLEDSTLVARRLGNLQTVTAASPEYIAEFGEPKCIDDLQHHTAVHYFSSRTGRVLDFCFEYNDKTTDVNVNGSLAVNDAEAYVSCGVDGVGLIQPPRFMIQNHLDSGRLIEVLPNSRPRTMPVSAVYPHNRHLAAKVRVFVEWIATLFDTSHLMSLEPKESGNAYRSNASSNPSHDRARAEAHEIIL; translated from the coding sequence ATGGACCGGCTACAAGCAATGCACGTATTCACACGCATCGTCGAGATGAACAGCTTTTCTCGCGCTGCCGACTCTCTAGACCTCCCTCCTGCGACCGTAAGCACGATTATCAAGAATCTGGAGTCGCATCTTCACGTTCGGCTCATGCAGCGGACAACAAGGCGGCTCAACCTGACGCCGGAGGGCGCCCAGTATTACGAGCGTTGCGTACGAATTCTCGCCGAGGTCGAGGAAACTGAGGGAGCACTGGCCAATACTGGAAACGGACCACGCGGGAAGCTAAGAGTCGAAATGCCGCCATCGATCGGGCATCTCATCGTGATGCCCGAGATTTCTTCCTTCAAGAAGATGTATCCGGATATTTACCTCACGGTTGGCTTCGGCGATCGCCGCGTAGATCTGATACAAGAGGGTGTTGACTGCGCCATCCGCGTCGGCCCCCTGGAAGATTCGACCCTGGTAGCCCGACGCCTTGGAAATCTTCAGACTGTCACGGCGGCTAGCCCCGAATACATCGCTGAATTCGGAGAGCCAAAGTGCATCGATGACCTGCAACACCACACCGCGGTGCACTACTTTTCCAGCAGAACCGGCCGAGTTCTGGATTTTTGCTTCGAATACAACGACAAAACGACCGACGTCAACGTGAACGGAAGCTTGGCGGTCAACGACGCGGAAGCCTATGTCAGTTGCGGTGTCGACGGAGTCGGATTGATTCAACCGCCCAGGTTTATGATTCAGAACCACCTGGATTCAGGAAGATTAATCGAGGTGTTACCAAATTCCAGACCGCGGACGATGCCTGTTTCTGCGGTCTATCCGCACAATCGTCATCTCGCTGCGAAAGTTCGGGTCTTCGTAGAATGGATTGCGACGTTGTTTGATACCAGCCACCTGATGTCGTTGGA